Below is a genomic region from Seriola aureovittata isolate HTS-2021-v1 ecotype China chromosome 23, ASM2101889v1, whole genome shotgun sequence.
TACAACTTACCTGTACAGTggcagttttttcttttgattatcTTGTAGACTGAGGAAGCCAGTAAAACAACCAGGACGGTATTGAATACCAGCGCTCCGCTCAGGAAATACACACGAGAGTTTGGAGAGTTTGCCTCATCTGCAGAGCGGCAGACATCAGAAACAGAGCTTTCAGCTTTTATCTCTGTGTTCATTGCCATGAATAACTATTCATCAAAATCATACAAGCTCTGCTATGATGTTACTCACATTTAAAGTCCAGCGTGGTCCCATTTCCATACAATATTTGTCCACATGAAGCAACAGCACAGTAGTAGGTCCCGGCATTAGAGCGATCCAGATTCTCCAGTAACAAGTTGTAGAAACAGGTTTGATTTTGTGTCTCAGGTGTCCTCTCACACTGATCATTCCTGTCTCCATGAGTGTAAATGAGTCCTGGATGAGATTCTTCAGAGTCTTTGAACCAGTAAACACTGTGTTCTCCGTCACAGGTCccagtgtgtactgtacagttGAGAGTCACAGAGCCTCCTGGCTGGAAGGTCTCAGATCCGGACTGATTGAGCGAAGCTTTGACGTTCAAACTTGAACCCTGCACACTGACAATAGTGCCTTCCGCAAACCTTAATACAAACGTGTAGCTATCTGCACAGTAGTAAGTAGCCGAGTCTGAAATATGTAAATCTTTGATGATTAAGTGATTTTTACCATTTTCAGGGTCCAGTGTGAAGCGTGGATTGCTCTTGAATTCATGATAAAACGTGATTCTTCTATCATACACATAAAAGGTAGAGATGAGGTTTGGCTTCTGTCCCGGACTTTGCTTATACCAGTAGAGCCATGCTGAATCATCTGCTTGATAGAAACATCGTAAAGTCACATTGCCTCCAACATTAGCTGATATAAAACTTCTCTCTTGGTGCGCAGATGAGGACGATTCCCGACCAGTCTCCTGAGCTTAAGTGTAATGAGAATAAAAGCAAATTCACAATCAATTAAATCTGAGAGATGCATTATATCTACATAAAATATGAGAAGATATTGAATGGAGAGGTATGAATTCAAATATAAACTGtagccacaaaaacacaactcaccCATTTTCCCCATGAACAGACATGTCAGACAGAGGACAAGCCTTAGAGATGCCATCATGTTCGAATACTTGTCTCGAATGAAAAGTATCTCGATACTTTCCCCACTCTTCAGAGACAAGGCTGTGTTTGATTGGCCAACCTGAGGTGACACTGCACTTAACACTTTGTCCTACTTAGGAAACATGATCACATGTTCACAGCCACCTATAGTGTCAAGTTTGAGAAGATTCACATGCTGATAGAAATCTAAAAGAAAGTACATAAAGCCTCCTCATCTtgacattatattttaaattatggGGAAATAAATTAcaggtatatacagtatatataccaGTAATGACATACAGTGGAGTTTAATTATGCTCAACATTTGGCAAGGGACTGACTGTCTTTATGTACATGCAGGTTTGTTAATTTAACGAATACCTGTGTAATAAACATGAGAGAAGTCATTTGCAGATATACACTATGGGCACAATCAGGTAATTCAGATCAGTCTCATACGATTAATCTCATAAATGACTGATCACAAATCTTAGAAT
It encodes:
- the LOC130164434 gene encoding immunoglobulin kappa light chain-like; protein product: MMASLRLVLCLTCLFMGKMAQETGRESSSSAHQERSFISANVGGNVTLRCFYQADDSAWLYWYKQSPGQKPNLISTFYVYDRRITFYHEFKSNPRFTLDPENGKNHLIIKDLHISDSATYYCADSYTFVLRFAEGTIVSVQGSSLNVKASLNQSGSETFQPGGSVTLNCTVHTGTCDGEHSVYWFKDSEESHPGLIYTHGDRNDQCERTPETQNQTCFYNLLLENLDRSNAGTYYCAVASCGQILYGNGTTLDFKYEANSPNSRVYFLSGALVFNTVLVVLLASSVYKIIKRKNCHCTESQARSSAPSTANPEGYQDADNLQYAALNVKPPSRSSRQRNSTKTECVYSSIKQ